The following proteins come from a genomic window of Iamia sp. SCSIO 61187:
- the lpdA gene encoding dihydrolipoyl dehydrogenase, translated as MASEQHDLVIIGGGPGGYAAALYGAAAGLDVAMIENRRIGGTCLNRGCIPAKELLQTAEVARTVRESDRFGVNASGDITLDFGTSTDRMWSVVDQLVNGLGSLLKNRKVTVFDGTGTLGADSTVTVKGADGEETTIDAANVILASGSVPRTIPGFDVSDRILTSDEVFLLEKLPDRVVVVGGGAIGCEFASTFVDMGSEVTILEALPAIMPGVDSDVVKVVKRALEKRGITIKTGVKVTGQTEVDGGVRVELEGGDSVEADTVVVSVGRRPLSDSLGLDGTGVEVDERGFVKVDEYCRTGVDGVFAVGDLIATPGLAHVAYAESILVIKQIMGEPCVPVDYGRVPWCIYSHPEVAFVGLTEEAAKAAGHDVVVSKHRWAGNGRAMILGETEGLVKIIAAKNDDGTGGQVLGVHMAGPWVTEQLGMGYLSVNWEATIDEIAQFIQPHPSLSENFGETVLTLTGRGLHG; from the coding sequence ATGGCCAGTGAGCAGCACGATCTCGTCATCATCGGTGGTGGTCCGGGTGGCTACGCCGCCGCCCTCTACGGCGCCGCCGCCGGGCTCGACGTGGCCATGATCGAGAACCGCCGCATCGGCGGCACCTGCCTCAACCGGGGGTGCATCCCGGCCAAGGAGCTGCTCCAGACCGCCGAGGTGGCTCGCACCGTGCGGGAGTCGGACCGCTTCGGGGTGAACGCCTCGGGCGACATCACCCTCGACTTCGGCACCTCGACCGACCGCATGTGGTCGGTCGTCGACCAGCTCGTGAACGGGCTGGGCAGCCTGCTCAAGAACCGCAAGGTCACCGTGTTCGACGGCACCGGCACCCTCGGCGCCGACTCGACCGTGACGGTCAAGGGGGCCGACGGCGAGGAGACCACGATCGACGCCGCCAACGTGATCCTGGCCTCGGGCTCGGTGCCCCGGACCATCCCCGGCTTCGACGTGAGCGACCGCATCCTCACCTCCGACGAGGTCTTCCTGCTCGAGAAGCTCCCCGACCGGGTGGTCGTCGTCGGCGGCGGCGCCATCGGCTGCGAGTTCGCCTCGACCTTCGTCGACATGGGCAGCGAGGTCACCATCCTCGAGGCCCTGCCGGCGATCATGCCCGGCGTCGACTCCGACGTGGTCAAGGTCGTGAAGCGGGCGCTGGAGAAGCGGGGCATCACCATCAAGACCGGGGTCAAGGTCACCGGCCAGACCGAGGTCGACGGCGGCGTCCGGGTCGAGCTCGAGGGCGGCGACAGCGTCGAGGCCGACACCGTCGTCGTGTCCGTCGGCCGGCGCCCACTATCGGACTCGCTGGGCCTCGACGGCACCGGCGTGGAGGTCGACGAGCGGGGCTTCGTCAAGGTCGACGAGTACTGCCGCACCGGCGTCGACGGCGTGTTCGCCGTGGGCGACCTGATCGCCACCCCCGGCCTGGCCCACGTGGCCTACGCCGAGTCGATCCTCGTCATCAAGCAGATCATGGGCGAGCCCTGCGTGCCGGTGGACTACGGCCGGGTGCCGTGGTGCATCTACAGCCACCCCGAGGTCGCCTTCGTGGGCCTCACCGAGGAGGCGGCCAAGGCCGCCGGCCACGACGTGGTCGTCTCCAAGCACCGGTGGGCCGGCAACGGCCGGGCCATGATCCTGGGCGAGACCGAGGGCCTGGTGAAGATCATCGCGGCCAAGAACGACGACGGCACCGGCGGCCAGGTCCTCGGTGTCCACATGGCCGGGCCGTGGGTCACCGAGCAGCTCGGCATGGGCTACCTCTCGGTCAACTGGGAGGCCACGATCGACGAGATCGCCCAGTTCATCCAGCCCCACCCGAGCCTGTCGGAGAACTTCGGCGAGACCGTGCTCACCCTCACCGGGCGCGGCCTGCACGGGTAG
- a CDS encoding dihydrolipoamide acetyltransferase family protein → MAEIQMPQLGETVTEGTITKWLKSVGDEITEDEAIVEVSTDKVDSEIPSPVSGTITEIKVEEGDTVDVGTVLAVVGDGAAPSGGDGGGAEAPADQAEADEPEAAEAQEAQAEEEAGDPTEPEAPAPAAEAGGDADGSAATGASGDEQPAEPEPAPEPAPEPEKAAESAPSSTEGMVLSPVVRRLIAEHDLDPSSITGTGAGGRITRNDVLAAVEGPDGGAAQAPAAPAAKEAPAPAAKAAPAAVQPAAPAAKAAPAPQRVTPSTPGETDSSVPFNNIRRRTGEHMVRSKATSPHVLTVMEVDLEGVEKVRRAHKERFKAEAGISLTYLPFIARALVDAIDEFPHMNASVGEGELVVHHQVNLGIAVDLDYEGLIVPVIHGSQDLRLPAIARSIADLAGKARTRKLSADDISGGTFTITNAGASGTFVQMPVINQPQVAILSTEGVTRRPVVVTDSAGNEAIAIRSIANLSLTWDHRAFDGAYAAAFLRKVVDILEQRDWEAEL, encoded by the coding sequence ATGGCCGAGATCCAGATGCCCCAGCTCGGGGAGACCGTCACCGAGGGCACCATCACGAAGTGGCTGAAGTCCGTCGGCGACGAGATCACCGAGGACGAGGCCATCGTCGAGGTCTCCACCGACAAGGTCGACTCCGAGATCCCCTCGCCGGTCAGCGGCACCATCACCGAGATCAAGGTCGAGGAGGGCGACACCGTCGACGTGGGCACCGTCCTCGCCGTCGTCGGTGACGGCGCCGCCCCCTCCGGCGGCGACGGTGGCGGGGCCGAGGCCCCCGCCGACCAGGCCGAGGCCGACGAGCCCGAGGCGGCCGAGGCCCAGGAGGCCCAGGCCGAGGAGGAGGCCGGCGACCCGACCGAGCCCGAGGCCCCCGCCCCGGCCGCCGAGGCCGGCGGCGACGCCGACGGGTCCGCCGCCACCGGTGCGTCCGGTGACGAGCAGCCCGCCGAGCCCGAGCCGGCCCCCGAGCCCGCCCCCGAGCCGGAGAAGGCCGCCGAGAGCGCACCGAGCAGCACCGAGGGCATGGTGCTGTCGCCCGTCGTCCGCCGCCTGATCGCCGAGCACGACCTCGACCCGAGCTCGATCACCGGCACCGGCGCCGGTGGGCGCATCACCCGCAACGACGTCCTCGCCGCCGTCGAGGGCCCCGACGGTGGTGCCGCCCAGGCCCCCGCCGCCCCGGCCGCCAAGGAGGCGCCCGCCCCCGCCGCCAAGGCCGCGCCGGCCGCCGTCCAGCCCGCCGCCCCGGCGGCCAAGGCGGCCCCGGCCCCGCAGCGGGTCACGCCGTCGACCCCGGGCGAGACCGACTCGTCGGTCCCGTTCAACAACATCCGCCGCCGCACCGGCGAGCACATGGTCCGGTCCAAGGCGACCTCGCCCCACGTGCTGACCGTGATGGAGGTCGACCTCGAGGGGGTCGAGAAGGTCCGCCGGGCCCACAAGGAGCGGTTCAAGGCCGAGGCCGGCATCAGCCTCACCTACCTGCCGTTCATCGCCCGGGCGCTCGTCGACGCCATCGACGAGTTTCCCCACATGAACGCCAGCGTGGGCGAGGGCGAGCTGGTGGTGCACCACCAGGTGAACCTGGGCATCGCCGTCGACCTCGACTACGAGGGCCTGATCGTGCCGGTCATCCACGGTTCCCAGGACCTGCGCCTGCCGGCCATCGCCCGCTCGATCGCCGACCTGGCGGGCAAGGCCCGCACCCGGAAGCTCTCCGCCGACGACATCAGCGGGGGCACCTTCACCATCACCAACGCCGGGGCGTCGGGCACGTTCGTGCAGATGCCGGTCATCAACCAGCCCCAGGTCGCCATCCTCTCCACCGAGGGTGTGACCCGCCGGCCGGTGGTGGTCACCGACAGCGCCGGCAACGAGGCCATCGCCATCCGCTCGATCGCCAACCTGTCGCTGACCTGGGACCACCGGGCCTTCGACGGCGCCTACGCCGCCGCCTTCCTCCGCAAGGTCGTCGACATCCTCGAGCAGCGCGACTGGGAAGCAGAGCTGTAG
- the lipA gene encoding lipoyl synthase, giving the protein MLGRLAEAGVGQGVAIAERKPEWMKARVKITDDYVRLKRTLRDLDLVTVCEEAGCPNIFECWADGTATFMINGERCTRACGFCLVDTRHPQPLDPGEPARVAEAVERMGLAHAVVTAVARDDLADGGAEAFAATIRAIRTRRPGTAVEVLIPDCKGDPDALGIIFDARPDVLNHNLETVARLQRAVRPSASYARSLSVLARAKADGLTTKSSLIVGLGETIDELVESLADLAAIGTDIVTIGQYLRPTTHHLPVARWWTPAELDEVAARGEAMGIGHVEASPLTRSSYHARDALEHSRTGRATGSLPETPVALG; this is encoded by the coding sequence CTGCTCGGGCGGCTCGCCGAGGCCGGTGTGGGCCAGGGCGTGGCCATCGCCGAGCGCAAGCCCGAGTGGATGAAGGCCCGGGTCAAGATCACCGACGACTACGTCCGGCTCAAGCGCACGCTCCGCGACCTCGACCTGGTCACGGTGTGCGAGGAGGCGGGCTGCCCCAACATCTTCGAGTGCTGGGCCGACGGCACGGCCACGTTCATGATCAACGGCGAGCGCTGCACCCGGGCCTGCGGGTTCTGCCTGGTCGACACCCGCCACCCCCAGCCCCTCGACCCCGGCGAGCCGGCCCGGGTGGCCGAGGCGGTCGAGCGCATGGGCCTGGCCCACGCCGTCGTCACCGCCGTCGCCCGCGACGACCTGGCCGACGGTGGGGCCGAGGCCTTCGCCGCCACCATCCGGGCCATCCGCACCCGCCGGCCGGGCACGGCGGTCGAGGTCCTGATCCCCGACTGCAAGGGCGACCCCGACGCCCTGGGCATCATCTTCGACGCCCGCCCCGACGTGCTGAACCACAACCTGGAGACGGTGGCCCGCCTCCAGCGGGCGGTGCGCCCGTCGGCGTCGTACGCCCGCAGCCTCTCGGTCCTGGCCCGGGCCAAGGCCGACGGCCTGACCACCAAGTCGAGCCTGATCGTGGGCCTGGGCGAGACGATCGACGAGCTGGTCGAGTCCCTGGCCGACCTGGCCGCCATCGGCACCGACATCGTCACCATCGGCCAGTACCTGCGGCCCACCACGCACCACCTGCCGGTGGCCCGCTGGTGGACCCCCGCCGAGCTCGACGAGGTCGCCGCCCGGGGCGAGGCCATGGGCATCGGCCACGTCGAGGCCAGCCCCCTCACCCGCAGCAGCTACCACGCCCGCGACGCGCTCGAGCACTCGCGCACCGGCCGGGCGACCGGGTCCCTCCCCGAGACCCCGGTCGCCCTGGGCTGA
- a CDS encoding polysaccharide biosynthesis tyrosine autokinase: MIDPREPDELELRDYLAVLNRRRLTIALTTLIVVVLALVYSFLQTPTYRATAEVLLQGENAEDLLSGSENQAANSQTLQSRVLTEIEVMRSRSVRDAVRDELGYVPSVSISQKGETAVVSLSATDTEPERAAEEVNVFASTFIDLRRNANVSTLEEAIAILTEQVSSLDTQLDEADAVVEELDAQIATADPAFVDVDALTRQRDQAIAERDAARLSLQTQRAGYAEQLGQLQLSLNAARTGGGEVVSEATVPGSPFAPDPFRNAAVALVLGLLLGAGLAFLREYLDDRIRSKDDVDATTGGTDVLGLIPKVETWRNRSETQLVSMSAPKSSVAEAYRALRTSLQFIGVDRPLRLIQVTSASASEGKTTTLANLGVALARAGHRVIVVDCDLRRPRLHQFFGLDNHVGLTSIILGERDFEHAIQPVPEVPRLAVLASGPPPPNPSELLSTRSAQALLGSLADHADYVLIDSPPLLPVADSVIIARTVDATVLVTTVGSTTKRNLRRSLELLDQVDAPLVGVVLNGLEAEDAYAYAYGYGYYGQANGSPDHSAGRGLFSRRRGVRSHASAAEVAAAPLPSSEEDVYRS, encoded by the coding sequence ATGATCGACCCGCGTGAGCCCGACGAGCTCGAGCTCCGCGACTACCTGGCCGTCCTCAACCGCCGGCGACTCACCATCGCGCTCACGACGCTCATCGTCGTGGTCCTCGCCCTGGTGTACTCGTTCCTCCAGACGCCCACCTACCGGGCGACGGCGGAGGTCCTGCTCCAGGGCGAGAACGCCGAGGACCTGCTCAGCGGATCGGAGAACCAGGCGGCCAACAGCCAGACGCTGCAGAGCCGGGTGCTCACCGAGATCGAGGTCATGCGGTCCCGCTCGGTCCGCGACGCCGTGCGCGACGAGCTCGGCTACGTCCCGTCGGTGTCTATCTCGCAGAAGGGCGAGACGGCGGTCGTCAGCCTCAGCGCCACCGACACCGAGCCCGAGCGGGCGGCCGAAGAGGTGAACGTCTTCGCCAGCACCTTTATCGACCTGCGGCGCAACGCCAACGTGAGCACGCTCGAGGAGGCGATCGCCATCCTGACCGAGCAGGTCAGCTCCCTCGACACACAGCTCGACGAGGCCGACGCCGTGGTCGAGGAGCTCGACGCCCAGATCGCGACCGCCGACCCGGCGTTCGTCGACGTCGACGCCCTCACCCGCCAGCGGGACCAGGCCATCGCCGAGCGCGACGCCGCCCGGCTCTCGCTGCAGACCCAGCGGGCGGGCTACGCCGAGCAGCTGGGCCAGCTCCAGCTCTCGCTCAACGCCGCCCGCACCGGCGGTGGCGAGGTCGTCTCCGAGGCCACCGTGCCCGGTTCGCCCTTCGCCCCCGACCCCTTCCGCAACGCAGCAGTCGCCCTCGTGCTCGGTCTGCTCCTCGGCGCCGGCCTGGCCTTCCTCCGGGAGTACCTCGACGACCGGATCCGCTCCAAGGACGACGTCGACGCCACCACCGGTGGGACCGACGTCCTCGGCCTGATCCCCAAGGTCGAGACCTGGCGGAACCGGAGCGAGACGCAGCTGGTCTCGATGTCGGCGCCGAAGTCGTCTGTCGCCGAGGCTTACCGGGCACTGCGCACGTCTCTCCAGTTCATCGGCGTGGACCGGCCGCTCCGGCTGATCCAGGTCACCAGCGCCTCGGCGTCGGAGGGCAAGACCACCACCCTGGCCAACCTCGGCGTGGCCCTCGCCCGGGCGGGCCACCGCGTCATCGTGGTCGACTGCGACCTGCGCCGGCCCCGGCTGCACCAGTTCTTCGGGCTAGACAACCACGTCGGGCTGACCTCGATCATCCTCGGTGAGCGGGACTTCGAGCACGCCATCCAGCCCGTGCCCGAGGTGCCCCGCCTCGCGGTCCTGGCGTCGGGCCCGCCGCCGCCCAACCCCTCCGAGCTGCTGTCCACCCGCAGCGCCCAGGCCCTGCTCGGCTCGCTCGCCGACCACGCCGACTACGTGCTGATCGACTCCCCGCCGCTGCTGCCCGTGGCCGACTCGGTGATCATCGCCCGGACCGTCGACGCCACCGTCCTCGTCACCACCGTCGGCAGCACGACCAAGCGCAACCTCCGCCGCTCCCTCGAGCTGCTCGACCAGGTCGACGCCCCCCTCGTGGGGGTGGTCCTCAACGGCCTCGAGGCCGAGGACGCCTACGCCTACGCCTACGGGTACGGCTACTACGGCCAGGCCAACGGCAGCCCCGACCACTCGGCCGGACGGGGCCTGTTCAGTCGCCGTCGCGGGGTCCGATCGCATGCCTCCGCCGCCGAGGTCGCCGCCGCACCGCTCCCCTCGAGCGAAGAGGACGTCTACCGCAGCTGA
- a CDS encoding DUF4012 domain-containing protein, whose amino-acid sequence MTLAAGKARRWPVLSLPVAAVVLASGWTVVPALASAATAIVGGSRKRRERVWGAATAALALQSMLRSGELGPFGLPTMIVALAVTPVVISAYQISQPSTRRRYRRIAFGVAGATALVCLAYGGLVAFVVGDVDRATADARQGLTATREGETGKARAAFRRAATDFDNADSLLNAWWAAPTRAVPILSQHARALGGAASEGRELSVTADETLVAADYENLRYASGRFDLARIESVQEPLSRTLASLTSARGSLADDDSPWLLPPLDDALAELDAELRDAQDEGELASQAIEVAPGMLGADGPRHYFIAFVTPAELRGSGGFMGSWAEVTADGGQLRLTNSGPVRELYDRYPPDGIQLTGPEDYLSRFGPYVEDGPLFIGDFGYAAHFPNSAEVMAQTYPQVGGPEVDAVISIDPIALAALLEFTGPVTVDGFGQPLDADNAADFLLRDNYRLFPDSDTQNDALAQLVETTFDQLTTGDLPGPRRIADVLSPVTREGRLRMWSPNPAEQGLLARVGATGAFPEPRSDHDFLAVSSQNSGNNKIDVYQSRSIDYSVSLDDDGGLEATAAVTVRNDPPLDGSVPDYVVGNSQGDPIGTNRMLLSVHTPHLLKGATVDGSPVGIQSHSEGGYRVYTAEVVVPPGGETTLELTLSGAPGTGRGGEYILDLAPQPTVTSDELTVNLDPGSGEVETEGPIDVLGRGSLRIRPSSG is encoded by the coding sequence GTGACCCTCGCTGCCGGAAAGGCGCGCCGCTGGCCCGTCCTTTCCCTTCCGGTCGCAGCCGTGGTCCTGGCTTCGGGGTGGACCGTCGTGCCGGCTCTTGCGTCGGCGGCCACCGCGATTGTCGGCGGCAGCCGCAAGCGCCGGGAGCGGGTGTGGGGCGCAGCCACCGCGGCGTTGGCCCTCCAGTCCATGCTGCGCAGCGGCGAGCTCGGCCCCTTCGGCTTGCCGACGATGATCGTGGCTCTCGCCGTCACCCCGGTTGTCATTTCGGCCTACCAGATCTCTCAGCCGTCGACTCGCCGCCGTTACCGCCGCATCGCCTTCGGCGTCGCCGGTGCAACGGCCCTGGTCTGCCTGGCGTACGGGGGGCTGGTCGCATTTGTGGTTGGGGACGTCGATCGGGCCACCGCCGACGCCCGCCAGGGGCTCACGGCCACCCGGGAAGGCGAGACCGGCAAGGCCCGGGCTGCCTTTCGGCGAGCAGCCACTGACTTCGATAACGCTGACTCGCTGCTCAACGCCTGGTGGGCTGCCCCTACTCGTGCCGTTCCTATTCTCTCGCAGCACGCCCGCGCGCTTGGCGGCGCAGCATCAGAAGGCCGGGAACTCTCCGTCACCGCCGACGAAACCTTGGTCGCGGCCGACTATGAGAATCTCCGCTACGCCAGCGGCCGCTTCGACCTGGCCCGCATCGAGTCGGTCCAGGAGCCCCTCTCCCGCACGCTCGCGTCCCTGACGTCGGCGCGAGGCTCTCTTGCCGACGACGACTCGCCGTGGCTCCTCCCCCCGCTGGACGACGCCCTCGCCGAGCTCGACGCCGAGCTGCGCGACGCCCAGGACGAGGGCGAGCTGGCCAGCCAGGCCATCGAGGTGGCGCCGGGGATGCTGGGGGCCGACGGTCCCCGGCACTATTTCATCGCCTTCGTGACCCCGGCCGAGCTGCGTGGGTCGGGCGGCTTCATGGGCAGCTGGGCCGAGGTCACCGCCGACGGTGGGCAGCTGCGGCTCACCAACTCCGGTCCTGTACGTGAGCTGTACGACCGCTACCCACCCGATGGCATCCAGCTCACCGGGCCGGAGGACTACCTGTCCCGCTTCGGCCCCTACGTGGAGGATGGACCGCTCTTCATCGGCGACTTCGGCTACGCCGCCCACTTCCCCAACTCCGCCGAGGTGATGGCCCAGACCTACCCGCAGGTGGGAGGTCCGGAGGTGGACGCCGTCATCAGCATCGACCCCATCGCCCTCGCCGCCCTCCTCGAGTTCACCGGGCCCGTCACGGTGGATGGCTTCGGCCAGCCTCTCGACGCCGACAATGCCGCCGACTTCCTCCTCCGAGACAACTACCGGTTGTTCCCGGACAGCGACACCCAGAACGACGCTCTCGCCCAGCTGGTGGAGACCACCTTCGATCAGCTCACGACCGGCGACCTCCCTGGTCCCCGCCGGATCGCAGACGTCCTCTCCCCTGTCACCCGCGAGGGCCGGCTCCGGATGTGGTCGCCTAATCCTGCGGAGCAGGGGCTGTTGGCGCGTGTCGGCGCGACCGGTGCGTTCCCCGAGCCTCGTTCCGATCACGACTTCCTCGCCGTCTCGAGCCAGAACTCGGGCAACAACAAGATCGACGTCTACCAGAGCCGCTCGATCGACTACTCGGTGAGCCTCGACGACGACGGAGGGCTAGAGGCCACCGCTGCGGTGACGGTGCGGAACGACCCGCCGCTCGACGGGTCGGTCCCGGACTACGTCGTCGGCAACAGCCAAGGGGACCCGATCGGAACCAACCGGATGCTCCTGTCGGTGCACACGCCCCACCTGCTGAAGGGGGCCACCGTCGACGGTTCGCCTGTCGGGATCCAGTCCCACTCCGAGGGCGGGTACCGGGTCTACACCGCCGAGGTCGTCGTCCCCCCGGGCGGCGAAACCACCCTCGAACTCACCCTCAGCGGCGCCCCGGGCACAGGCCGTGGTGGCGAGTACATCCTGGACCTCGCCCCGCAGCCCACCGTCACCTCGGACGAGCTCACGGTGAACCTCGACCCGGGCTCCGGCGAGGTCGAGACCGAAGGGCCCATCGACGTGCTCGGTCGCGGCAGCCTCCGCATCCGACCTTCATCTGGGTGA
- a CDS encoding oligosaccharide flippase family protein, with protein sequence MKIAAIVGRGTKTRLLEASLVLTQATSVVVSVILARALGPEGRGALVVLMLCTQLLGWTMSFSLDKAVPILSRTTGRDKRLYYATASSSARAVSAVLLPVATVGFALWTGEALLALALALGGAAGAGYEMRLSQPLTDGNLARYSLLRIVQPITYLAFTVAALLLTASAPVQLRVVVCGLAAAASIGAAYIAAGRRLWDRPIPSRSLRRSVLRFGATVHASTVFQYLNARLDVLLVAVLFNQRDVGIYAVGAAAGQALVFMGSAGIARGLAGAAKRFDIAGILAVCVIALIGAAIAPVAVPLVFGADFADSVPIARVLLLGGVLGYGSAAANGRLLGAARPSAAALAQASGAAALVLGVTVFHASLLAVSFSAAASYGVSMAVGEALLRRDSNGRIERRALPHVPVPPE encoded by the coding sequence GTGAAGATTGCGGCCATAGTCGGCAGGGGAACTAAGACCCGATTGCTGGAGGCGTCCCTCGTCCTGACCCAAGCAACCAGCGTCGTCGTCAGCGTCATCCTCGCCCGCGCCTTAGGTCCCGAGGGAAGGGGGGCCCTTGTTGTCTTGATGCTATGCACCCAGCTTCTGGGTTGGACAATGTCGTTCTCGCTTGACAAAGCCGTTCCGATCCTCTCCCGAACTACAGGCAGAGACAAGCGCCTCTATTACGCGACCGCATCTTCGTCGGCTCGGGCGGTGTCCGCGGTGCTACTCCCTGTGGCGACAGTCGGATTCGCACTCTGGACTGGCGAAGCGCTTCTCGCACTTGCCCTTGCGCTTGGCGGCGCCGCCGGGGCGGGATATGAAATGCGATTGAGCCAGCCGCTCACCGACGGGAACCTTGCCCGTTACTCGCTGCTGCGGATCGTCCAGCCGATCACCTATCTTGCGTTTACCGTCGCGGCACTGCTTCTGACGGCCTCGGCGCCGGTTCAGCTTCGTGTGGTCGTGTGCGGACTCGCAGCCGCAGCGTCGATTGGGGCGGCCTATATTGCTGCAGGACGGCGCCTCTGGGACAGACCTATTCCCTCGCGCTCACTCCGGCGTTCAGTCCTGCGTTTTGGTGCGACCGTACATGCGAGCACTGTCTTTCAGTACCTCAACGCCCGGCTAGACGTTCTCCTTGTTGCAGTTCTGTTCAACCAACGAGATGTCGGGATCTACGCCGTTGGTGCCGCGGCCGGTCAGGCCCTCGTTTTCATGGGGTCGGCCGGGATCGCCAGAGGGCTCGCCGGAGCTGCTAAGCGCTTCGACATCGCGGGCATTCTCGCAGTGTGCGTGATCGCTCTGATCGGAGCAGCTATTGCACCGGTGGCTGTCCCGCTGGTCTTTGGGGCCGATTTCGCCGATTCTGTCCCGATCGCTCGCGTCCTTCTCTTGGGCGGGGTCCTTGGCTATGGCAGCGCGGCGGCGAACGGCCGACTGCTCGGAGCTGCCCGCCCCTCGGCGGCCGCCTTGGCGCAGGCAAGCGGTGCAGCCGCCCTGGTGCTCGGCGTCACCGTGTTCCATGCATCGCTACTCGCCGTCTCCTTTAGCGCAGCCGCTTCCTATGGAGTGTCGATGGCCGTCGGCGAGGCGCTTCTCCGGCGGGACTCCAACGGTCGAATCGAGCGCCGTGCGCTACCCCACGTGCCGGTGCCACCCGAATGA
- a CDS encoding class I SAM-dependent methyltransferase, translating into MEAQGHVGQVSTARPGGRSIIERLIAEGPDGLILNVGAGVDLVSAQRPGQCVVDFDLVVPSNRSTRFVVGEVNSTPLKSGICSMILAKDVLEHVSDPIGAMRELRRVAQDNCLLVATVPRAIPRVVWDDPTHVRGFTARAVATLVDSSGWTLNNAPGRIGALPGAGRLRLEGYLETLMRVPGLGHRFGTNWVFRCTPA; encoded by the coding sequence ATGGAAGCTCAAGGGCATGTCGGCCAGGTGTCCACGGCTCGGCCGGGAGGTCGGTCAATAATTGAGCGGCTCATCGCGGAGGGTCCTGACGGCTTGATACTTAACGTTGGCGCTGGCGTCGACTTAGTTTCTGCCCAGCGCCCCGGGCAGTGCGTAGTGGACTTCGACCTAGTGGTGCCCTCCAATCGGTCGACGCGGTTTGTAGTGGGCGAGGTCAATTCCACTCCATTGAAGAGTGGGATCTGCTCAATGATTCTGGCCAAAGACGTGTTGGAACACGTCAGCGACCCCATCGGGGCCATGCGCGAACTTCGACGCGTAGCACAAGACAATTGCCTATTGGTCGCAACTGTCCCGCGTGCGATCCCGCGAGTCGTATGGGACGACCCCACGCACGTACGTGGGTTCACCGCCAGAGCCGTGGCTACGCTCGTCGACAGCAGCGGGTGGACCCTCAACAACGCTCCCGGCCGCATCGGTGCGCTGCCGGGGGCAGGGCGGCTTCGTCTCGAGGGCTACCTCGAGACCTTGATGCGAGTGCCCGGGCTCGGCCACCGCTTCGGCACCAACTGGGTATTCCGGTGTACTCCTGCGTAG
- a CDS encoding glycosyltransferase translates to MTNGRSEHGEANVDSCPPSIQVAVVMRRPLPGQVSIERSFEAMFPPLRELVRLEVEVAPHHSSGVIARLRNILFVARLDAQVVHVAGDIQYCAIGVRKRRCLLTVLDLASLHRLSGVRRKVVSAIWYRWPLRQAARVTVLSESVSNEIGREYPASLKKVAVVPCAVPRLNIDREGTGEQAEIDRDEAHSPTVLIVGTAPNKNVAAMLRAISDVGVRVRIVGKLSESDAALLRSLELDATVVSDLTDSEIVNEYLGTDALLFASTYEGFGLPIVEAQQLGLPVVTSRRAPMDSIAGTGAVLVDPDDVASIAEGLRLALYDEDERLRLVAEGRKNAQRYSPANVAQQYANLYRAVAARSRV, encoded by the coding sequence ATGACGAACGGGAGATCCGAACACGGCGAGGCAAATGTCGATAGCTGCCCTCCGAGCATTCAAGTCGCCGTTGTGATGCGTCGTCCACTGCCGGGCCAAGTCAGCATCGAGCGCTCGTTCGAGGCGATGTTTCCTCCGTTACGAGAGCTTGTCCGGCTGGAGGTGGAGGTGGCACCTCACCACAGCAGCGGTGTCATTGCGCGGTTGCGGAACATACTCTTTGTGGCGCGACTCGATGCCCAGGTCGTTCACGTCGCTGGCGACATCCAGTACTGTGCCATTGGTGTTCGAAAGCGCCGCTGCTTGCTTACCGTCCTAGACCTAGCCTCCTTGCATCGGTTGTCCGGAGTTCGCCGGAAGGTCGTGTCTGCGATTTGGTACCGCTGGCCGCTCCGACAAGCGGCTCGGGTGACGGTACTCTCAGAGTCGGTATCTAATGAGATTGGTCGCGAGTATCCGGCGTCCCTGAAGAAGGTCGCCGTCGTGCCCTGCGCAGTCCCGCGGCTCAATATCGATAGAGAGGGCACCGGAGAGCAGGCCGAAATCGATAGGGACGAAGCGCACTCGCCGACGGTCCTCATAGTGGGGACCGCACCGAACAAGAACGTCGCCGCCATGTTGCGAGCGATATCTGACGTCGGCGTGCGTGTGCGCATTGTAGGCAAACTCTCGGAGAGTGATGCAGCGCTCCTACGCAGTTTGGAGCTCGACGCCACGGTCGTCTCCGACTTAACTGACTCGGAGATCGTTAACGAGTATCTGGGTACTGATGCTCTGCTGTTTGCGTCGACGTACGAGGGCTTCGGTTTGCCGATAGTCGAAGCTCAGCAGTTGGGCCTTCCTGTGGTGACCTCAAGACGCGCCCCGATGGATTCCATCGCAGGTACCGGCGCAGTGCTGGTGGATCCGGATGACGTCGCCAGCATCGCCGAAGGCCTGCGATTGGCACTCTATGACGAGGACGAACGGCTACGACTTGTTGCTGAAGGTCGAAAGAACGCACAGCGCTATTCTCCCGCGAACGTTGCACAGCAGTATGCCAACCTCTACCGGGCGGTCGCGGCTCGATCAAGGGTGTAG